TTCCTAACTTCTAAGTTCTATTTcatacaaatttttaaaatttagataaaaatCTGAACTGTTTGAGAGAGATTCTAACACCTGAAAATTCTAAGAAAAGTTGCAACTCGCCAAAAACTACCCCCAAAACATGCACTAAAGCTTAATCCACGACATGATGGCAGTTAGTTTTAACCGGTGCAATTTAACCGCTGAAAATAACTGCACAGGAGAAAAATATTAAAGTGTTAAATCTGAGCCACACATCCGCTGAAATAACCGTGCAGTTTCAGTTACACGACCACCCACacattctctctcctcccaaAATGCCcaatcctctcttcttcctcctcctccttgccgtcgccgccgccgccaccgccgccgccggcgaaggcggcgccaCGCGGAAGGACCCGTGCGCCGGCCGACGGATCCACATCCGTCGCCTCCCGCCTCGATTCAACGCGCACCTCCTCCGCCACTGCGACGCCGGGTTCCCGCTCGCCGACCCGTCGACGCCGGCCACCTCGTCCCCGCCCTGCGAGTCGCTCGTCAACCACGGCCTCGGCCCGCGCACCCACGCCAGCAGCCGCTCCTGGTACCGCACCGACACGCGCCTCCTCGAGGTCTTCttccaccgccgcgtcgccgagCGCGGCTGCCTCGTCGCCGACCccgccctcgccgacgccgtctACCTCCCCTACTACGCGGGCCTCGACTCGCTCCCCTACGTGCTCGACCCGGCGCTCCTCGACTCCTCCGCGCAGCACGGCGCGGAGCTGGCCGAGTTCCTGGCGCGGGACAGGCCGCAGATCCTggcgcgccgccatggccacgaCCATTTCCTGGTGCTCGCCGGGTCCGCGTGGGACTATTCGCAGccggtgcgcgccgccgccgccgccgccgaggcgagGCTGTGGGGCACCACGTCGCTGCTCCGGCTCCCGGCGCTCGGCAACCTCACGTTCCTGACGCTGGAGTCCCGCGCGTGGCCGTGGCAGGAGCACGCGATCCCGCACCCGACGTCGTTCCACCCGGCGTCGCTGCCGCGGCTGCGCGCGTggctggcgcgcgcgcgccgcgcccgccgccccgcgctgATGCTCTTCTCCGGCGGCGTGTCGCGCCCCTCCAGGCCCAACATCCGCGGCTCCATCCTCGCCGAGTGCGCCAACCGCACCGACGCGTGCGTCGTCGTGGACTGCTCCGGCGGCAGGTGCTCGCACGACCCCATCCGCTACATGCGGCCGATGCTGCACTCCAGGTTCTGCCTCCAGCCGCCGGGGGAcacgccgacgcggcgctccacgTTCGACGCCATCCTCGCCGGCTGCGTCCCGGTGTTCTtcgaggacgcggcggcgaggcggcagtACGGGTGGCACCTGCCCCCGGAGAGGTACGACGAGTTCTCGGTGTACATACCAAAGGAGTCGGTGGTGTTCGGCGGCGTCAAGATCGCCGAGacgctggcggcggtgggcgagggcgaggtgaGGAGGATGCGGGAGCGCGCGCTGGAGATGGCGCCGAGGGTGCTGTACCGGCGGCACGGGAGCACGGCGGAGCTGAGCGAGACGGCCAAGgacgccgtcgacctcgccgtcgacggcgcgctCCGCAGGATACGGAGGCGGGTCCGCGCGCTGGACGACGGCGAGCCGGAGAGGATATACTCGCTGGAGGACGACGCCGTCGAGTCCTAGGATCAAGAAATGGTTTTTGATGACATATTGCTCCAGTTTGGATTTTGATTAGTacttctccgtttcataatgtaagattttttagcattgcttatattcatatagatgttaataaataaaaacatatatgcatatttagatttattaactatatgaatgtgaacaatgctagaaaatcttacatgatgaaacggaggaagcagtAGTTTTTTACTTTCTTCCAATCATCATTCATACTTGGGCGGATGTACATTAGATCTTCATTTTCATCTCTGCTGCTCCTCTTCTTGTTTTTTGTGATGTTTCAAAGCAAATTGCTGCTATGATAAAAAGATAAATTGAGCGACCTTCATATTGGCCTTATACTTGCATAAATTGATGAGGTGATTAAATGAAATCATGAAACAGTTGACAATCTTGAGCATGATGGAGGGAGGCAAGCATCAGTTTTCACTTCGCAGCGATCTTTTTTGGACCCTAGGACTCAAGAAATGGTTTTGATGACATATGCTCAAGTTTGGATTTGAGCACCTGTAGTGAATGAGTAGTTAGTTTTATGTTTCATCCAATCATCCTTCACACTTGGGCGGATGGATGTGGAGTACATtggttttgttagattttcattttcttttctattgcTCCTCTTGTTGTTTTTTTGATGGTTCAATGCGAATTGCTGCTATAATGAAAGGTAATATTGATATTTGCATAATAATTGTATGCGTTGATGAGGTGATTAAATGAAATCATGCAGCAGAACAGCCTTGGTCCCTTGAGACATTGAAGGGAGTAACCATTTGTTTGCGCTTTGCAGGGAAAATATAAACTATTTAATTGAGAAATTGTCTCACTAATCACGACAAGCACCAGTGGTCTAGTGGTAGAATAGTACCCTGCCACGGTACAGACCCGGGTTCGATTCCCGGCTGGTGCATTTTTACCATTTTTTTGCCATCTTACACAGCCTACAAAGCTCAAATGATAAATTCATTTCCCAAGAGACTATAAAAAAGACCAGCATATCCGTTCCAGACTCAAGGTTTCTCCTTTCTCATGCACAGAATTATTCTCTTGTTTTTGCTTCAGGTTATTATTACAATCTACAGGCCTCAAATGATCAAATAATACACAAGTAAACCAACTATCTGATGACGAGCATTTGTGCCCATTCCAGACATGAATTGAGATTTTGGGTGTACAGAATTATTCTCTGATGTTTTCtgcattgcaaatttgcaatcatGTACATTGAATGAAATCTTCTTGAGATTTTACAAGTATTTCTTGAAATCTTCTGCTGCTTCTGCCACAAGATGATCATCGTCCCACTCATCGCGGTAACTCTCCGGACGAGCAGCCTTGTTCTCTGAATTAGCAGCATACATCAGCTTCCTCCATTGTTCAATTGGTGGATGGCCACATTGCTCCGCAAGCCAATCATCATATTCAAACTGGAAATGAAAACAAGCTTATCAAGGGAGCATAAACGAAACTACTGAAAAATTGCAGGTAG
The sequence above is drawn from the Oryza glaberrima chromosome 10, OglaRS2, whole genome shotgun sequence genome and encodes:
- the LOC127786167 gene encoding probable xyloglucan galactosyltransferase GT19, whose translation is MPNPLFFLLLLAVAAAATAAAGEGGATRKDPCAGRRIHIRRLPPRFNAHLLRHCDAGFPLADPSTPATSSPPCESLVNHGLGPRTHASSRSWYRTDTRLLEVFFHRRVAERGCLVADPALADAVYLPYYAGLDSLPYVLDPALLDSSAQHGAELAEFLARDRPQILARRHGHDHFLVLAGSAWDYSQPVRAAAAAAEARLWGTTSLLRLPALGNLTFLTLESRAWPWQEHAIPHPTSFHPASLPRLRAWLARARRARRPALMLFSGGVSRPSRPNIRGSILAECANRTDACVVVDCSGGRCSHDPIRYMRPMLHSRFCLQPPGDTPTRRSTFDAILAGCVPVFFEDAAARRQYGWHLPPERYDEFSVYIPKESVVFGGVKIAETLAAVGEGEVRRMRERALEMAPRVLYRRHGSTAELSETAKDAVDLAVDGALRRIRRRVRALDDGEPERIYSLEDDAVES